In Methylomonas sp. MK1, the following are encoded in one genomic region:
- a CDS encoding Tn3 family transposase produces MARLNILTQDEINSLYAIPSLDDEERSFLFSLDADDIAILDSLENNIARKVDYILQLGYYRAVNYFFLFSFQRVKADTAFIMQLYFPEEPFPKKQVSKNHHYRNRCEVMRKFGLKEADTCLQTQLLKEAKVLVKRHSLAKFVLEGLLIYCQQQNVIRPAYSTFQDIVSTALQEERNRLVNKLYTDADKALRAQLDKLLQNDELFYNLTLLKKDQKNFSTTEIKNSVAKQQLILGIYQQSRLLMPKLGLSEQNIIYYANLAEFYTIQKLRRFTDKNLTRLYLLCYVHRRFLKINDSLVTSLIQKMNKYADDAEDYQRSKIELLTNVDTKLRNQACQVLAINIDNRIPDEQVRAKAFEVVPMADYKQFLDDFKKPNLDRDFYRWQYYTQQALTIKKNIRPLFKVLDFSCTHEGLTQAIAFLRKHLSGGQSFRDYPYQDVPLNFFPQSLKKLLTLKVKVDGQKVVKLVDGDRYECMVYHQIKQGIANNTVFIKDSISYRTLDDELIDAEYWAEHKDEILKQLNMPLLSMDIATLLAELEKNLKTKYDLANEHIQSGENSSLKLQHNKQGEIVKWTLPYTRLDDDINNPFYEKLHVSSIADILRFSAEATGFLKSFSHLQPKYSKSTADPEVIHACIIANATGTETKKMKAISDVKEQDLDRVNKNYIRYQTLATANDAIMNHTAKLPIFSEYNLSDYGVHASVDGQKFATKYHTIKSRYSKKYFGMLQGVVLFSLNANHLPLCLKVIGANQHESHFLLDIVESNTSDVEITAVSGDMHSINRVNFALMYMFGYRFMPRFTQLRDKSEHDLVSFDEIEHYAKQIIKPSKKVNKALIIKEWDKVLRILASLATKKTTQSQIVSKLSAYKKLNPTLKALIVFDEIIKTDYLLDYIDNKEVREVVQCSLNRGESYHQLSATIAKVSGGRMLNGKTEIELDINAESIRLIANAVIFYNATILSALHQHYRAVHPDKAKEILRFSPVAWQHINFIGKYEFYNRGSLLSIQEVIKKLIGDFEIDISAASQ; encoded by the coding sequence ATGGCACGACTGAACATATTAACCCAGGACGAAATCAACTCGCTTTATGCGATACCCTCGCTGGATGATGAAGAACGGTCATTTCTGTTCTCCCTCGATGCCGATGACATAGCCATACTCGATAGCCTTGAAAACAACATCGCCCGTAAAGTTGACTATATCTTGCAGCTTGGTTATTACCGGGCCGTCAATTATTTCTTCTTGTTCAGCTTCCAAAGGGTGAAGGCGGATACGGCGTTTATTATGCAACTGTATTTTCCGGAAGAACCCTTTCCTAAAAAACAGGTATCGAAAAATCATCACTACCGGAACCGCTGTGAAGTGATGCGTAAATTCGGTTTGAAAGAGGCCGATACCTGCCTTCAGACCCAATTACTCAAAGAAGCCAAGGTACTGGTCAAACGTCACTCGCTGGCTAAATTCGTGTTGGAAGGCTTGCTGATCTACTGCCAACAACAAAATGTGATCAGACCGGCGTATTCAACCTTCCAGGATATTGTTTCGACCGCGCTTCAGGAAGAACGCAACCGGTTGGTCAATAAGCTGTACACCGATGCCGATAAAGCACTCCGTGCGCAATTGGATAAGTTGTTACAAAACGACGAGCTGTTTTATAACCTCACGTTACTCAAAAAAGATCAGAAAAATTTCAGCACCACGGAAATCAAAAATAGCGTGGCCAAACAACAACTGATCCTCGGCATTTACCAGCAGTCCCGGCTGCTGATGCCAAAACTGGGGCTATCAGAGCAGAATATTATCTACTATGCGAATCTGGCGGAATTTTACACCATCCAGAAACTCAGGCGCTTTACCGATAAAAACCTGACCCGGTTGTATTTGCTTTGCTACGTTCATCGCCGGTTTCTTAAAATCAATGATTCTCTGGTGACCAGCTTAATCCAGAAGATGAACAAATATGCCGATGACGCCGAAGATTATCAACGCTCAAAAATTGAGTTGCTGACAAACGTCGATACAAAACTGCGAAATCAGGCCTGCCAGGTGTTAGCCATCAATATTGATAACCGTATTCCTGATGAACAAGTGAGAGCCAAAGCCTTTGAGGTGGTTCCCATGGCCGATTACAAACAATTCCTGGATGATTTTAAAAAGCCTAATCTGGATCGAGACTTTTACCGCTGGCAATACTATACGCAACAGGCATTGACCATTAAAAAGAATATTCGCCCCTTATTCAAGGTGTTGGATTTTTCTTGCACGCATGAGGGGTTGACGCAGGCGATTGCGTTTTTAAGAAAACACCTGAGCGGCGGCCAATCATTTCGGGACTATCCGTATCAAGATGTGCCCTTGAACTTTTTTCCCCAATCGCTAAAAAAGCTTCTCACTCTCAAAGTAAAAGTTGACGGTCAAAAAGTAGTCAAACTGGTGGATGGCGACCGCTACGAATGCATGGTTTATCACCAGATCAAACAAGGTATTGCCAACAACACGGTCTTTATCAAAGACAGCATCAGCTATCGTACCCTGGACGATGAATTGATTGATGCTGAATACTGGGCCGAGCACAAAGATGAGATTCTTAAGCAACTCAATATGCCGTTGTTGTCGATGGACATTGCCACCTTGCTGGCCGAGCTCGAAAAAAACCTGAAAACCAAATACGACCTGGCGAATGAACACATTCAATCCGGCGAAAACTCCAGTCTTAAACTTCAACACAATAAGCAAGGCGAAATCGTCAAATGGACGCTGCCCTATACCCGGCTGGATGACGACATTAACAATCCTTTTTATGAAAAGCTGCACGTTTCAAGTATTGCCGATATTCTCCGATTTTCGGCAGAAGCCACCGGCTTTCTAAAATCATTTTCGCATCTCCAACCCAAATATTCGAAATCAACCGCCGATCCTGAAGTCATTCATGCCTGCATTATCGCCAATGCGACCGGTACAGAAACCAAAAAAATGAAAGCAATCAGCGACGTGAAAGAGCAAGACCTGGACCGGGTGAATAAAAACTATATCCGCTATCAAACCCTCGCTACAGCCAATGATGCCATCATGAATCATACGGCCAAGTTACCCATTTTTTCGGAGTACAACTTGTCTGATTATGGCGTCCACGCCAGTGTTGACGGTCAAAAATTCGCAACGAAATACCATACGATCAAATCACGGTATTCGAAGAAATATTTCGGCATGTTGCAAGGCGTTGTCTTATTCTCGCTAAATGCCAATCATCTGCCGCTTTGCCTTAAGGTCATCGGCGCCAATCAGCATGAAAGCCACTTCTTGTTGGATATTGTCGAAAGCAATACCTCGGATGTTGAAATTACGGCTGTTTCCGGCGATATGCACAGCATCAATCGCGTCAACTTCGCACTGATGTATATGTTCGGTTACCGGTTTATGCCGCGCTTTACTCAGTTGCGTGACAAATCCGAACATGACCTGGTGAGCTTCGATGAGATCGAGCACTATGCCAAACAAATTATCAAACCCAGCAAAAAGGTCAATAAAGCGCTGATTATCAAGGAATGGGATAAAGTCTTGAGAATACTGGCTTCATTGGCCACTAAAAAAACGACACAAAGCCAGATTGTCAGTAAATTATCCGCTTACAAAAAGCTCAATCCGACCTTGAAAGCGCTGATCGTCTTCGATGAAATTATCAAAACCGATTATTTGCTGGACTATATTGACAACAAGGAAGTACGCGAAGTGGTGCAATGCTCATTGAATCGAGGCGAATCCTATCACCAATTAAGCGCTACCATTGCCAAAGTCAGCGGCGGCAGGATGCTGAATGGAAAGACTGAAATTGAACTCGACATCAATGCCGAATCCATTCGGCTTATTGCCAATGCGGTGATTTTCTATAATGCGACCATTTTGTCGGCACTTCATCAGCATTATCGAGCCGTACACCCAGACAAGGCCAAAGAAATACTGCGTTTTTCGCCCGTTGCCTGGCAGCATATTAACTTCATTGGCAAGTATGAATTTTACAACCGGGGAAGTCTTCTTAGTATTCAAGAAGTTATCAAAAAACTGATTGGCGATTTTGAAATCGATATTTCGGCTGCAAGCCAGTGA
- the feoB gene encoding Fe(2+) transporter permease subunit FeoB — translation MSMDFTVGVVGNPNCGKTTLFNALTGSKQHVGNWPGVTVEQKTGEYTHQGKQISLVDLPGTYSLEADDDSISLDEKVARDYVASRQADLIINIVDASNIERNLYLTSQLIEMRVPMILVLNMMDAVKKRGIKIDIELLAKQMACPVVPVTAATGAGIKELRDIINKACISKPIPALQVDYHPAIETAVSQLQPQLSQQSIELICDSRWLALRLLENDTLAKQLAGPELQKVAEQLRADIEAQTQDEIDILAADARYGLVNQLVQASVCKLNEISRSTTDKIDSVVLNRFLGIPIFLLVMYAMFMFTINIGSAFVDFFDKAVGALLVDGLSELLTGMNWPAWLVVLISSGIGGGIQVVSTFIPIVGFLFIFLSMLEDSGYMSRAAFVMDRFMCIIGLPGKSFVPMIVGFGCNVPAIIATRTLDNQRDRVLTNLMNPFMSCGARLPVYALFAAAFFPVGGQNLVFGLYLFGIVVAVLTGLIMRHTLLRGNPTPFLMELPAYHLPTLQGVYTKTWERLKTFIFNAGKVIVPMVLVLNVLNSLGTDGSFGQENSDKSVLSEIGRALTPVFQPMGIAHDNWPATVGIFTGVLAKEAVVGTLDALYSQMAVSDHSEDEKSFDIQQALLEACQTIPDNLTAIADKLLDPLGLGIANISDQAAAAEQQQVKLDTFGVMQAHFDGQIGAFAYLLFILLYAPCVAATAAIYKETNGSWALFVVCWTTFVAYLTATLFYQGMTYAQHPNSAIGWILALTLIFAGVLFVLRFYGVRQTSGVPQ, via the coding sequence ATGAGTATGGATTTTACTGTTGGCGTGGTTGGTAACCCAAATTGCGGAAAAACCACGCTGTTCAATGCATTGACCGGCTCCAAACAGCATGTCGGCAATTGGCCTGGCGTGACTGTTGAACAAAAAACCGGCGAATACACACACCAAGGCAAACAAATAAGTCTGGTGGATCTTCCCGGCACCTATTCTTTAGAAGCCGATGACGACAGTATCTCCCTAGACGAAAAAGTAGCCCGCGATTACGTGGCTTCCCGCCAAGCCGATCTAATCATTAACATTGTCGATGCCTCCAATATAGAGCGAAATCTTTACCTGACCTCGCAGCTGATAGAAATGCGGGTACCGATGATATTGGTCCTGAACATGATGGATGCGGTAAAAAAACGCGGTATCAAGATCGACATCGAACTGCTCGCCAAACAAATGGCTTGCCCGGTAGTGCCGGTTACTGCGGCAACTGGTGCCGGTATTAAGGAATTACGGGACATTATCAACAAAGCCTGCATCAGCAAACCAATTCCGGCGCTGCAAGTCGACTACCATCCGGCCATAGAAACCGCGGTAAGCCAATTGCAACCGCAATTGTCGCAACAATCCATAGAATTAATTTGCGACAGTCGCTGGCTTGCGCTGCGTTTGCTCGAAAACGACACCTTGGCAAAGCAACTTGCTGGCCCTGAATTGCAAAAAGTTGCCGAACAATTGCGTGCGGACATCGAAGCCCAAACCCAAGACGAAATCGATATACTCGCCGCCGACGCTCGTTATGGATTGGTAAACCAGCTGGTACAAGCCAGCGTCTGTAAGCTCAACGAAATTTCCCGAAGCACCACCGACAAGATTGATAGCGTTGTGCTAAACCGTTTCCTGGGTATCCCCATCTTTTTGTTGGTTATGTATGCGATGTTCATGTTTACCATTAACATCGGCAGTGCTTTTGTCGACTTTTTCGACAAAGCGGTCGGCGCCTTGCTGGTTGACGGATTAAGCGAATTATTAACTGGCATGAATTGGCCTGCTTGGCTGGTTGTGTTAATAAGCAGCGGGATCGGCGGAGGCATTCAAGTGGTGTCTACTTTTATTCCCATCGTCGGCTTTTTGTTCATCTTTTTATCGATGCTGGAAGACTCCGGTTACATGTCCAGAGCCGCCTTTGTGATGGACCGGTTCATGTGCATCATCGGCCTGCCCGGCAAATCGTTCGTGCCTATGATCGTCGGTTTTGGCTGCAATGTGCCCGCCATTATCGCGACCCGAACCCTGGATAATCAGCGTGACCGGGTATTGACCAATTTAATGAATCCGTTCATGTCTTGCGGTGCCCGTCTGCCGGTTTATGCCTTGTTTGCGGCTGCTTTTTTTCCGGTCGGCGGTCAGAATCTGGTGTTTGGTTTGTACTTATTCGGCATTGTAGTGGCGGTGTTGACCGGTTTAATCATGCGCCACACCTTGTTACGCGGCAACCCTACGCCTTTTTTGATGGAGCTGCCCGCCTATCATTTACCCACTTTGCAAGGCGTATACACCAAAACTTGGGAACGCTTAAAAACCTTTATATTCAACGCCGGCAAAGTCATCGTGCCTATGGTACTGGTGTTGAATGTGTTGAATTCTTTGGGTACCGACGGCAGTTTCGGCCAGGAAAATAGCGATAAATCGGTACTAAGCGAAATCGGCCGCGCGTTGACGCCGGTATTTCAGCCCATGGGTATCGCTCACGATAACTGGCCTGCGACCGTCGGCATCTTTACCGGTGTGCTGGCCAAGGAAGCGGTAGTCGGTACACTGGACGCGTTGTACAGTCAAATGGCTGTATCCGATCATTCAGAAGACGAGAAAAGCTTTGATATACAGCAAGCCTTGCTAGAGGCCTGTCAAACGATACCGGATAACCTAACGGCCATTGCCGACAAACTTCTTGACCCATTGGGGTTGGGCATAGCTAATATCTCAGACCAGGCTGCGGCAGCGGAACAGCAGCAAGTCAAACTCGATACCTTCGGCGTCATGCAAGCGCATTTCGACGGCCAAATCGGCGCCTTTGCCTATTTGTTGTTCATTTTGCTGTATGCCCCCTGCGTAGCCGCCACTGCGGCTATATATAAAGAGACCAACGGCAGTTGGGCTTTATTCGTGGTTTGCTGGACTACCTTTGTGGCTTACCTGACCGCCACCCTATTCTACCAAGGCATGACTTATGCCCAGCACCCCAATTCGGCTATCGGCTGGATATTGGCACTAACTCTTATCTTTGCCGGCGTTCTGTTCGTACTGCGTTTTTACGGCGTGCGCCAAACTAGTGGCGTCCCGCAATGA
- a CDS encoding YVTN family beta-propeller repeat protein: MVFSLLAVFLSSASADSRAFITNQLDNSVSVIDTKSQQVIETIKVEGKPAGVALNQAKKQVYISTPEGGGFAVLDGEKLTTLTKVKVGGASLGITADRKGELVFVADWYENSVTVFDTKNFAKIKTITVGKSPSGMTVSPDNRWLYVANRIDDSISQVDLNKLTIRNTTKVGAHPFGIAVDSQGKRLYSANVESDNVTVLDARSMKRLATIKVGARPYAVSLALNDSLLFVTNQDDSTVSVVDTATLKQIEVIAVGDKPEGISTHPDDQKVYVANWFDNNVSVIDAKTLKVVNTIKTGEGSRAFGEFIAR; encoded by the coding sequence TTGGTTTTTTCACTGCTGGCTGTATTCCTATCTAGCGCTAGCGCCGATTCGCGTGCCTTTATTACGAATCAGCTAGATAACTCGGTATCGGTAATCGATACAAAAAGCCAACAAGTAATAGAAACGATCAAAGTAGAGGGTAAGCCTGCCGGCGTTGCGCTGAATCAAGCGAAGAAACAGGTATACATCAGCACCCCGGAAGGCGGCGGTTTTGCGGTTTTGGATGGCGAGAAACTAACTACTTTGACCAAGGTTAAAGTCGGAGGGGCATCGCTAGGGATCACTGCGGATAGAAAGGGCGAGCTGGTATTTGTCGCCGATTGGTATGAAAACTCGGTGACGGTTTTCGATACCAAAAATTTTGCGAAGATAAAAACCATTACCGTCGGCAAATCGCCGTCTGGCATGACGGTCAGTCCGGACAATCGCTGGCTGTATGTCGCCAATCGCATCGACGATTCCATTTCGCAAGTCGATTTGAATAAATTGACAATCCGCAATACCACCAAGGTCGGCGCGCATCCATTCGGCATTGCTGTGGACAGTCAAGGTAAACGTCTATATTCCGCTAACGTGGAAAGCGATAACGTGACTGTTTTGGACGCCCGTAGCATGAAGCGTCTAGCAACCATCAAGGTCGGCGCCAGACCGTATGCAGTTTCATTGGCATTGAACGACAGTCTATTGTTTGTTACGAACCAGGACGATAGCACGGTATCGGTAGTCGATACCGCCACATTGAAGCAGATTGAGGTCATCGCTGTGGGCGATAAGCCGGAAGGTATCAGCACGCATCCGGACGATCAAAAGGTCTACGTTGCCAACTGGTTTGACAACAACGTGTCCGTCATCGACGCCAAAACCCTGAAAGTGGTAAATACCATTAAAACAGGGGAGGGCAGTCGCGCCTTCGGCGAGTTCATTGCACGTTAG
- a CDS encoding FeoC-like transcriptional regulator: MILSDLRSYLQEKRRATLSDLVLHFHMDADALRGMLGKWINKGKVRLSPVGSSCGTSCCKCDPTLTEIYEWVD; encoded by the coding sequence ATGATATTGTCCGACTTACGCAGCTATTTGCAGGAGAAACGCCGGGCCACCTTGAGCGATCTTGTTTTGCATTTTCATATGGATGCCGATGCCTTGCGCGGCATGCTGGGCAAGTGGATCAACAAAGGCAAAGTACGATTAAGCCCAGTTGGCTCTTCATGCGGTACCAGTTGCTGCAAATGCGATCCGACCCTGACCGAGATTTACGAATGGGTGGATTAG
- a CDS encoding FeoA family protein, producing MSTYLKTLATGDTGRIVGFDQSGGVYRKKLLAMGLTPGTEFTITRFAPMGDPVEIKIRGFSLSLRKNEASVLLIEKV from the coding sequence ATGTCGACATATCTTAAAACGCTGGCGACTGGCGATACAGGCCGTATAGTTGGATTCGATCAATCGGGTGGCGTCTATCGCAAGAAGTTGTTGGCTATGGGTTTAACACCTGGCACCGAATTCACCATTACTCGTTTTGCACCGATGGGCGATCCGGTTGAAATCAAAATTCGCGGTTTTTCATTGTCGCTGCGTAAAAACGAGGCGTCGGTCTTACTTATAGAAAAAGTATGA
- a CDS encoding SRPBCC family protein, protein MKKTSLLVSTVLFLFAGLANAHGPVRAKMTATITVDAPVAKVWDLIKNYDDMSWHPGIKSVKGDGTNNKGAIRVLTLANGTITEELKAYDAAKFSYKYKITDMSSTGTIKHAGQDEPLPVLPVGNYAAELSVNDKGGKAEIEWVATYYRAYVNNNPPAELNEETADKAVSNVLKTGLEAIAKKVGSGSAAVEIDIKR, encoded by the coding sequence ATGAAAAAAACCTCGCTACTCGTTTCTACCGTTTTATTTTTGTTCGCCGGTTTAGCCAATGCTCATGGTCCGGTCAGAGCAAAAATGACAGCCACCATCACTGTCGATGCGCCAGTGGCAAAAGTGTGGGATTTGATCAAGAACTACGACGATATGTCTTGGCACCCAGGCATTAAAAGCGTGAAAGGCGACGGTACCAATAACAAAGGCGCCATCCGCGTGTTGACTTTGGCGAACGGCACCATCACAGAAGAATTAAAAGCCTATGACGCCGCAAAATTTTCTTACAAATACAAAATCACCGATATGAGTTCAACCGGCACTATTAAACATGCCGGCCAAGATGAGCCGCTGCCAGTATTGCCAGTCGGTAACTATGCGGCAGAATTGTCCGTGAACGATAAAGGCGGAAAAGCAGAAATCGAGTGGGTGGCCACTTACTACCGTGCTTATGTCAACAACAATCCACCAGCAGAATTGAACGAAGAAACTGCCGATAAAGCGGTTAGCAATGTTCTGAAAACCGGTCTGGAAGCGATTGCCAAAAAAGTAGGCTCAGGTTCCGCTGCGGTTGAGATCGACATTAAACGCTAA
- the sbcB gene encoding exodeoxyribonuclease I: MTTATFFWHDYETFGIDPQRDRPCQFAGIRTDDDFNIVGQPVMAYCRPADDYLPHPEACLITGITPQLAAERGVCEAEFAALINQQLVEPGTCSVGYNSIRFDDEVTRNLLYRNFYDPYAREWQNGNSRWDIIDVVRAAKALRPEGIEWPVNADGVASFKLEELTKANGIAHEAAHDALSDVYATIAMAKLIKERQPKLFNYLLTNRYKNAALNLLQLGSFTPLIHVSGRFSARNNSLAVILPLVQHPSNNNEIIVYDLSVDPAPLLELSAEEIQQRLFVASDALPEGVARIPLKTVHINKAPVLAPLSVVRAPDAERLRLDLDLCRANLKRIQTAPPLAEKLSQVFTRQYQDSPNDPDLMIYSGGFFSNSDKAMMTRIRQAKPEKLSDFAADFDDVRLPEMLFRYRARNYPHTLSREDAQLWQQYCRDKLNGVLGNGGLTLDQFTAKIALMREEPNANQAILNELAAYAEDRRLKFSN, translated from the coding sequence ATGACTACAGCAACTTTTTTTTGGCACGATTACGAAACCTTCGGCATAGATCCGCAACGCGACCGGCCTTGTCAATTTGCCGGCATCCGCACCGATGATGATTTCAATATCGTCGGCCAGCCTGTCATGGCCTACTGCCGGCCTGCCGATGATTACTTACCGCACCCCGAGGCCTGCCTGATTACCGGTATCACCCCGCAATTGGCGGCAGAAAGAGGTGTTTGCGAAGCGGAGTTTGCCGCCTTGATTAACCAGCAGCTTGTAGAGCCAGGCACTTGCAGCGTGGGTTATAACAGCATCCGTTTCGACGATGAAGTCACCCGCAACCTACTCTACCGTAATTTTTACGACCCCTATGCGCGCGAGTGGCAAAACGGTAACTCGCGCTGGGACATTATCGACGTAGTCCGGGCCGCCAAAGCCTTAAGGCCGGAAGGTATCGAGTGGCCGGTCAATGCCGACGGCGTCGCCAGCTTTAAATTGGAAGAACTCACCAAAGCCAATGGCATCGCCCATGAAGCCGCGCACGATGCGTTATCCGACGTCTATGCGACCATCGCAATGGCCAAATTAATCAAAGAGCGGCAGCCAAAACTATTCAACTATTTATTGACCAATCGATATAAAAACGCTGCGTTAAACCTATTGCAACTCGGCAGCTTTACCCCCTTAATTCATGTCTCCGGTCGGTTTTCGGCGCGGAATAATAGCTTGGCCGTGATCTTGCCTCTGGTACAGCATCCTAGCAATAACAACGAAATCATCGTTTACGACCTTTCGGTCGATCCGGCCCCCTTGCTTGAGTTAAGTGCGGAAGAGATTCAGCAGCGGCTATTTGTTGCCAGCGACGCGCTGCCGGAAGGCGTTGCCAGAATCCCCTTAAAAACCGTACATATCAACAAAGCCCCGGTATTGGCGCCTTTGTCGGTGGTAAGAGCGCCCGACGCCGAACGCTTGCGACTCGATTTAGACCTATGCCGAGCAAATTTGAAGCGGATTCAGACTGCGCCACCTTTAGCGGAAAAGCTGTCGCAAGTATTTACCCGTCAATATCAAGATTCACCTAACGATCCTGATTTGATGATTTACAGCGGCGGATTTTTCAGCAACAGCGACAAAGCTATGATGACGCGAATCAGGCAAGCAAAACCCGAGAAACTTTCGGACTTTGCTGCCGATTTTGATGATGTCCGTTTGCCGGAAATGCTGTTTCGCTATCGCGCCCGGAATTATCCGCATACCCTATCCAGAGAAGACGCCCAGCTCTGGCAGCAATATTGTCGCGACAAACTAAACGGTGTACTTGGGAATGGCGGGCTGACGCTGGATCAGTTCACTGCCAAAATTGCGCTGATGCGGGAGGAGCCCAATGCAAATCAAGCGATACTGAACGAGCTGGCGGCCTACGCGGAAGATCGACGCTTAAAATTTTCGAATTGA
- a CDS encoding DUF4129 domain-containing protein, translated as MNLGLLVSLAIVLFAASHYRADWTMLFYLAPYIVTVVFCLVAEQVQRRGADLQRSSLGRPGSQGQGAAILAATAAIVLIGGGLYLITPQINWPYLEWRFGQVSLQNLGGDIEQAGSGGQTDSGQPAEKAGGEQQQASGGGEGDSSRWPSPADMRAAAKRVHMPAWQAAAINRIADLSESAQQALVPAVAVFFDWWEWLKQWLREHWLAAILGLLAVILLAILLAFGALLREIPWVIWLISQWDYLRLGVIGHHAGGETAARQYYRAMSRLCALHDVPRADTANTREYLAQISRRHRDARRSAAEFTGLFEAARYGDKPLADAHIRRMRQLYRAIYRQL; from the coding sequence ATGAATCTCGGTCTGTTGGTATCGTTGGCGATCGTGTTGTTCGCCGCCTCGCATTACCGCGCCGACTGGACCATGTTGTTTTATCTGGCCCCTTATATTGTGACGGTGGTGTTTTGTCTGGTTGCCGAGCAAGTCCAGCGGCGCGGCGCGGACTTGCAGCGGTCGAGTCTGGGCCGGCCCGGCAGCCAAGGGCAGGGCGCGGCCATTTTGGCGGCCACCGCCGCCATCGTGCTCATCGGTGGCGGGCTTTATCTGATCACGCCACAAATCAACTGGCCTTATCTGGAGTGGCGTTTCGGCCAGGTCAGCTTGCAAAATCTCGGCGGCGATATCGAACAAGCCGGCAGCGGCGGCCAAACCGATTCCGGTCAGCCAGCCGAAAAAGCGGGTGGCGAGCAACAACAAGCGTCGGGTGGAGGCGAGGGGGACAGCAGCCGTTGGCCGAGCCCGGCGGACATGCGTGCCGCCGCTAAGCGAGTCCATATGCCGGCCTGGCAAGCGGCGGCAATCAACCGCATTGCCGACCTTAGCGAATCGGCACAACAGGCTTTGGTACCCGCCGTTGCGGTGTTTTTCGATTGGTGGGAATGGCTAAAACAATGGTTGCGCGAGCATTGGCTGGCGGCCATATTGGGTTTGCTGGCTGTAATTCTGTTGGCGATTTTGCTGGCTTTCGGGGCTTTGTTGCGGGAAATTCCGTGGGTGATTTGGCTGATAAGCCAATGGGATTACCTGCGTTTGGGCGTGATCGGCCACCATGCCGGCGGCGAAACCGCCGCCCGCCAGTATTACCGGGCGATGTCGCGCTTGTGTGCGTTGCACGATGTGCCTCGCGCCGACACCGCCAATACCCGTGAATATCTGGCGCAAATCAGCCGTAGGCATCGCGATGCGCGGCGCAGCGCCGCGGAATTTACCGGTTTGTTCGAAGCGGCCCGTTACGGCGACAAACCGTTAGCTGACGCGCATATTCGGCGCATGCGGCAGTTGTACCGTGCTATTTATCGTCAACTTTAA